In Erpetoichthys calabaricus chromosome 4, fErpCal1.3, whole genome shotgun sequence, one genomic interval encodes:
- the LOC114641300 gene encoding olfactory receptor 13-like, which produces MANSSTSIAEFVLHCAVALEQKSLIIAVVSFIYITTFLGNTLVILVIISNHQLQTPMFFYIGALAAIDLVTCNTLIPRMLTVMIFNFFPVPYGACILQIFVASHLQALLTLHLSLMAVDRYVAVVHPLQYPALVTNKTVLTGFVISNLIGAAIIIPLTIFATELHFCQTNVLPYCICDFATMVHISCTDDPKYLAYVSSCSFVLGVGPLVLILSSYSRIVQEALQISSVEGKKKVFSTCVTHLLVVGTFYIPILLSYTLPGLGIPLSTEIYNTMDMIGNIIPPMMNPIIYSFRNNEIKSGIYKLFKAMKMSPDVGRTEKTQN; this is translated from the coding sequence ATGGCCAACTCCTCCACGTCCATAGCAGAATTTGTTCTACACTGTGCAGTTGCCTTGGAGCAGAAGAGCCTTATCATCGCTGTTGTATCTTTCATCTACATTACCACCTTTTTGGGGAACACGCTGGTCATTCTGGTCATCATATCCAACCATCAACTCCAAACTCCAATGTTTTTCTACATCGGTGCCCTGGCAGCCATCGACTTAGTGACTTGCAACACTCTCATCCCCAGAATGCTCACTGTTATGATATTCAACTTCTTCCCTGTGCCGTATGGAGCCTGCATACTGCAGATCTTTGTGGCATCCCATTTGCAGGCATTGCTGACCCTTCATTTATCTTTAATGGCAGTTGACCGCTACGTAGCTGTTGTCCATCCACTGCAATACCCAGCACTTGTTACAAACAAGACTGTGTTAACTGGTTTTGTAATATCCAACCTTATCGGTGCAGCGATTATAATACCACTGACAATTTTTGCCACTGAGTTGCATTTTTGTCAGACTAATGTCCTGCCATATTGTATCTGTGATTTTGCCACAATGGTTCATATTTCTTGTACAGACGATCCAAAGTACTTAGCATATGTGTCATCCTGCAGCTTTGTGCTTGGTGTTGGACCCTTGGTGCTGATTCTGTCATCCTACAGTAGGATTGTTCAAGAGGCACTGCAGATCTCTTCTGTAGAGGGTAAGAAAAAAGTATTTAGCACTTGTGTGACTCATCTGCTGGTGGTGGGGACATTCTACATTCCAATTTTATTGTCTTATACGTTGCCGGGACTTGGGATACCACTGTCaactgaaatctacaacacaatggaCATGATTGGAAACATAATCCCTCCCATGATGAATCCCATTATCTACAGCTTTAGAAACAATGAGATCAAAAGTGGCATTTATAAACTGTTCAAAGCTATGAAAATGTCTCCTGACGTTGGCCGAACTGAAAAAACTCAGAATTAA